One stretch of Leptospira barantonii DNA includes these proteins:
- a CDS encoding Cys-rich protein: MNAGLRHAIRYAPVYILLTLMLAVVLVKYGRDIQKNEFYSPETKEVCLTYCTKLTGCVTEMFPGMVVKEQMGKIENSCLRGCRKHFDKMQVCLSGIETASCKSLTGCLQTEIKKYY; the protein is encoded by the coding sequence ATGAACGCCGGTCTAAGGCACGCGATTCGATACGCTCCCGTATACATTTTATTGACTTTGATGCTCGCCGTCGTTTTGGTCAAATACGGAAGAGACATTCAGAAAAATGAATTCTATTCTCCCGAAACAAAGGAAGTGTGTCTAACGTATTGCACAAAACTCACCGGTTGTGTGACCGAGATGTTTCCGGGAATGGTCGTGAAGGAACAGATGGGAAAAATCGAAAATTCCTGTCTGAGAGGATGCAGAAAACATTTCGATAAGATGCAGGTTTGTTTATCCGGAATTGAAACCGCGAGTTGTAAATCTCTTACCGGATGTCTGCAAACGGAAATTAAAAAGTATTATTAA